DNA from Micromonospora nigra:
GGGCCCGGCCGCGATGAGCGCCTGGCAATGTCCGTGAGCCGAACCTCATCGGACACCTCTGAGCACCGGTCGACAACCACGGCACTGCTCGTCCGGTGACCCTGCGGCCCCCACTTCGCGTTCCACGCCAGGTGGGGGCCGCGCCGTGCCCCCGTATGTTCGCCGGAACCTGGATCACTGTCGGCGTCCTCATGCTCTGGTGGGGCACCAGCGGCGTGGTGACCTGGCTGCTCGGCTGGCCGTGGACCCGGCTACTCATCGCCACCGACCGTTTCGGAACCCAGCCTGCCATGTGCAGCCGCCCCTGGGTCCCGTCGAATCCCACGGTCGACTGCTTCACTCAGTATCGCGGGCATCTGTACGCCGTACCGGAAGGAGGGGACCGGGAGGCGTACCCGTGGGTGGCGGTGGTCGGTCTGCTTCTGCTGGCGGCGTGGCTGCTCCTCCGGCGCTTCACCGTTCTCGGCACGACGGCATGGACGCCGTCACCGGTCACGCTCGGGCTCGGGCTCGCGGCCCCGTTCGGTCTCGCCGCGCCGGTACTGATGATCTACGGCATCACCGGACTCTACTGGCAGGCCCAGAACTGGGCCCCGAGCTACCTCATCGCCGGACTCCTCGCGGCAGGTATCAGCGTCGCGGCGGTCCGTCGCGTCCGGGCATCCTCAACCGCCGCGCCAGCAGCGGCTCCCGGCATGCCCGCGACGGACAAGTCCTGGGACTGATGTGCGCGGTCGGTGCTCCGGCCCATGCGGAGGGGTGGACCCGAACGCGGGGCGGCGGCCGGAAACGCGGTTGCCGGGCGGCTCCCCGCCCAGCCTGGACTGGAGACGACGTCGGGTCGGCGAATGGAGGAAGGGTCGATCGCACCTGGCAGTAGGGCGTGGTGGACCCCGCACCGGCAGTAGCGGGACGTGCGGCGGATCCGGTCGATCTGGCGTCAGCCGAGGGCGCGGAGGCGGTCGGCGAGGGTGTCGCGGTAGAAGTCGAGGAAGCCGTCGGGGTCGGGGCCGGCGTTCTGCAGGACCAGGTGGTCGAAGCCCGCGTCGGCGTACTTGCGTACCGCCGCGACGTGGACGTCGGGGTCGGGGCCGACGGCGAACTGTTGCCGGATGTCGTCCTGGGTGACCGTGCGGGAGGCGGCGTCGAAGTTGACCGGGTTGGGTAGCTCGCTCATCACCTTCCAACCGGTGACCGCCCACCGGCTGGTCTGCCAGGCCGCCTCCACCGCCTGCTGCTCGTCGGGCGCCCAGGCCATCGGCACCTCCGCGTAGCGGGGGCCACTGCCCCCGCCACGTTGGTAGGTCTGCACCAGGTCGGGTTCCGGCTCGGTGGCGAACAGTCCGTCGCCGAGTTCGGTGGCGATCGCCACCGACGCCGGCCCGCTCGCCGCCACCGCGATCACCGGTGGTTGGTCGGGGAGGTCGAACACCTGGGCGTCCTCAAGATGGAGATGCTTGCCCTCGTACGACTGGTAGCCGCCCTGCCAGAGCAGCCGGATGATCTCCAGTGCCTCCCGGAGCCGTTCGTGCCGGCCCCGCACGCTCGGGAAGCCCTGACCGACGACGTGCTCGTTGAGCCTTTCCCCGGCACCTACGCCGAGGGTGAACCGACCGTCGGAGATGATCGCGAGGGTGGCGGCGGCCTGCGCGATGATCGCCGGGTGGTAGCGCACCGTCGGGCAGGTCACCCCGGTGACCAGGCCGACCCGGTCGGTCCGGGCGGCGATGGCGCCGAAGACCGTCCAGGTGAACGACGAGTGGCCCTGCACGTCGAGCCAGGGATGGAAGTGGTCGCTCATCTCGACGAAGTCGAAGCCCACCTCCTCGGCCCGGACGGCCTGTCGAATGATCTCCTTTGGCCCGAACCCCTCGCTGGCCAGCTTGTATCCGATCCGCATCAGCTGTCCCGACTCTCGTAGCACATCTCCCTCGTCACCCTTCCACGCGCGGCCGGCCCGGACTTTCGAATGGGCAAAGCGACTCCGGTAAGGCCGAAGCGGGTTGTTGGGGCGGCAGCCGCGCGGGCACGTCAGCGAAAACGAGCTGGTGAGAGGGGCGACGATGCCGGCACGGAAGGACATGCCCAGCACCCTGAAGCGGTCGCCGAAGAAGGCGCAGGACACCTACGCGGAGGCGCACGATTCCGCAGTCGACTCGTACGGTGAGGGCAAGCGCGCCCATCGGACGGCGTTCGCGGCCGTCAAGCACTCCTTCGAGAAGGCGGATGCCCTTGGTCAACGATCCGGCGGGGTCACTTGGTCAACGATCCGGCGGGTGCCCTTGGTCGAGCAGTTGGGCAAGGGCACCCGCGTCTGACCGTTCGCCTCCGCAGCGGTCGCGGGGCGCGTCGAGAAACTCATCGGGTCGTCGTCCCTGCGGTCACGGCTCGTGCTCTGCCGCTGGCGGGACCTGGTGATCGGTCCGGCGCCTCAGGGGGTGCTGGCGTCGGCGTAGCGCAGGACGGCGCCGATGCCGTGCTCCAGCGGTGCGTCGTCGGGTCCGACGAGGACGAGGTCGGCGTCGGTGCCGGCGATGGCGCGCAGCAGGCCGGCGTCGGCGCGTACCTGTTGGGGTTGGGGTACGCCGAGGGCGCGCAGGGTCTGTGCGTCGGCGGCGACCTGGGTGGGGTCGTCGGGGCCGATCCAGAGGGTGTCGGTGGAGGAGGCGTCGTTGACCAGCAGCACGGTGTCGACCTGGCCGCGCTGGAGTGCGGCCACGACCTCGGTCAGGCCGGTCGGCGTCGTGCCGTCGCCGGATTGGGCCCCGTAGCGGTCGATGACGTCGCGGGTGTGGCGGTCGGCCACCTCGGCGATGGCCTGCACGGTCACGTCATCGAGGGCGGCGTTGTCGGCCCCGGCGTGTCGGGAGCCGGCGTCGGTGCGGACCGTGCGGTCGCGCCAGCGCACCGGCAGCCGCTCCACGAACAGCTGCGCCGCCCGGACATCCCCACCGACGACGATCACCTCGGCACCGATGGACTCGGCGAGATCCACGGTGGCGGCGGCCACGTCGCCGGCGTTGCGGTCCCAGGACACCTCGGCCGTCTGCTGGTAACGCCGGTGTGACCAGCCGCCGGCCTGCACCTTGCGCAGCGGGAAGGTCTCACCGCCCTCGACGGTGCGCTGCCGGGTCATGCCGCCGGCGGTGATCGCGTCGAGGTCGCCGCCGGTACGGTCGGCGAGCACCCGGACGTGCGGAATCTCCTCGCCGCGCTGGACGAGCAGCGGCATGACGTGGGGCAGCGGACCATGGTGGGCCTCGTCGCCCGGTGGGGGATCGGGCAGCGGCTCGACCAGGGTGACCTGTCCGGCGCGGGCGAACAACGCCAACCCGTACCGGCCGGGCTGGGCGGGCTGGTCACGGACAGCCTGGTCGAGCGCGTCCAGGGTCGCCGCCTCGGCGCCCTGACCGATCAGGTGTTCCCGCAGTGTCCGCCAACGCAGCTGCACCTCGTGGTCGGCGTTCTCGCCGGTCCGGCTGGCGTCCAGGTAGACCGAGGTCCACGGGCCGGGCTGGGCGAACAGTGGGCGGAGAAAGCCCAGGTTCATGACAACTCCTCTCTCGTGGCTTCCGGACCTCCTACCCCCACATCTCCCGGCATCACGTCCCGTTCGTGGGCGCTGCGCCGTGCTGGCGAGACCGGAGGGGCGGCGGGGTGGCGTGCCGGTACGGCCCGGCACGCCACCACCGTTCCCGCTAGAAGCGGTAGTACGGGTAGGGCGGGTAGACGTAGCCGGCGCTCCAGTACGGCGCGACTCCGTAGTAGCCGTAGAGGGACTCGTAGTACTCGGACTCGTCGACGAGGTCGGGGTCGTAACGGGGCGCCTCGGACACCCGGTCACGGGGCTCGCCCACGCACACCAGGTCGTCGGAGACGCTGGTGACGGCGTCGACCGGGATGAACGACGGGGTGGCGCCGAAGCCGAGGATGCCGCCGTGCTCCACCCGCAGCATCCGTACCTTGTGCTGTTCGCTGTCGATCAGCAGGTCATCGACCTTGCCCAGGTCGTTGCCGTCGCGGTCACGGACCCGGTGGCCACGGATGTCCTCGGTCGGGTCGACGAGGACCTGGTCGCTGTCACCGAGCTTGATGAGCGACACGGAACTCTGGCGGGTCATCGTGGTCTCCCTTCTCATCGTCGTGTTCGGGTGCTGCCGCCACTACCGTGCCGGGGCGGCGGGCAAACGGCACCGGATCAGCTCAGGTGGACCGGTGCGCGTCGGGCGACACCGGGCCAGTGGGTGACGTAACCGGACTCGTCGAAGGCGATGGTGGCGTTGCCGGTGTCGGACTCCATGCGCATGCCCCCGTCGGGCAGGAGCCACCGCCGGCTGTCGACGACGACCACGGCCAGCGACGGCGGCACGACCAGACCGACCCGGACGTTCGTCGGTTCGGCCTCGGCACGGTCGCATCGGGGCAGGGTGGCGAACAGCGGTGCGCGGGCCACGGCGATCTCGCCGACGCCGTCGAGGCGATCGGTGTCGTCGATGCCGGCGAGCGGCGCCGCTGCACGTCCGACGCGGCGCAGGGCAGCGTCCAGGTCACCGCTGTCGTGGGTGTCGACCCGCCACTGGTCCGCGTCGCGCCGAAGGTTCACCTGGCGGTGCCAGCCCGCACCCTCGGCGGTCGCCGACAGCATCGTGCAGCGCCCGTCCGGCTCCCGGCGCAGGCGGTAGTGCAGGCAGTACGGCAGGACTCCACCGACGAGCGCGACGCCGTCGGCGGCGGTGAGCTGCTGGTCGACGACGGCGAAATCGGTTCCGACGACATCGAGGCGTTGCCACAGCAGCGCCCGGTCCAGGGCCGGATCGAGCAGGGCAGCGGATTCCACGCCGGCTTCCCTGGTGGTGAGGCCTGACATGCTCATCTCCCTTCCTTGGTCGTAGCGGCCGGCTCTACCCCAGTCGGCACACCCCGACACACGGATCGCCCGCGGCCCCCGGCCGTTGAGCGGTTGCGGTGCGCGCGCCGGTGGTGGTGCCGGGGCAGATCCGATTCCGACAGAAGGGACCCGACGATGTACCCCGGTCACACCCGGCGGGTGGACGTCGTACGCCGGTGACGGCTCCATGACAAGTCGTTGACAGTTTGCCGAGGGCGGTTTTCGCGTCGGCGTGGCGGACATTGCTGACGGTGAGGCCCGGGACGGGAGGTCCGGTATCCGGGGCCGAGGTGAGCTGGTGCCGTCCCCTGAGCACCACCTCCCCGTCCGGGCAGGGCAGAGGCCCCCGCCAGTCACGAGCATTGGGAGCGTCATGTCTTCGATCGGTGCTGTCCGGGACACGCCCACCCGCGTCGCCGGGGCCGAGCGCCGGGAACAGGCGACCGTCGCGGCGATCCGCCGGCTGCGGGACCCCCGCTGCCCCGGCGGCGAGCGCGACCGCCTGCGGCACACCGTGGTGCGCTGGAACCTGCCACTGGCCCGGCAGTTGGCCCGGCGCTACCAGCACCGCGGCGAGGCCCTGGACGACCTGCAGCAGGTCGCCGCACTCGCGCTCGTCAAGGCTGTCGACGGGTACGACCCCGACCGGGGTCACACCTTCACCGGTTACGCCGTCCCGACCCTCCTCGGCGAGCTGAAACGGCACTTCCGGGACCGGGTGTGGAGCGTGCACGTGCCGCGCCGGCTGCAGGAGCGGTGCCTGGAGGTCACCCGAGCCCGCGACGACCTGACGCAACGGCTGCACCGACGGCCCTCGACCACCGAACTCGCCGCCGCCCTCGGCATCAGCGCGGCGGAGGTCCGCGCCACCGAGGGCACCAGGTCGGCGTACCGGGCGGACTCGCTCAACCGGCCGGCCGGAACCGACGACGACAGCTGCGAACGGCAGGACCTGCTAGGCGCGCGGGACGAGGCGCTGGAGGCGGTGTGCGACCGGGAGACGCTGCGCGCCGCCGTCGCGCGGCTGACGCCCCGCGCCCGCCACGTGGTGAGCCGGTACTTCTACGGCCACCGAACCCAGGGGCAGATCGCCGTCGAGCTGGGAACGTCGCAGATGACCGTGTCGCGGGTGCTCACCCGCGCCCTCGCCACGTTGCGGACGATGCTGTCCGAACGTGCCGCGGAGCCACTGCCCACCGGGAGCGGCCACGGGAACCTGCGCGTGCGGGTGTACGGGGCCGGCCGGGGCCATCTGATCGGGGCCGTCGGGGCCGTCGGGGCCGTCGGGGACGTCGGGGAT
Protein-coding regions in this window:
- a CDS encoding PRC-barrel domain-containing protein produces the protein MTRQSSVSLIKLGDSDQVLVDPTEDIRGHRVRDRDGNDLGKVDDLLIDSEQHKVRMLRVEHGGILGFGATPSFIPVDAVTSVSDDLVCVGEPRDRVSEAPRYDPDLVDESEYYESLYGYYGVAPYWSAGYVYPPYPYYRF
- a CDS encoding Vms1/Ankzf1 family peptidyl-tRNA hydrolase gives rise to the protein MNLGFLRPLFAQPGPWTSVYLDASRTGENADHEVQLRWRTLREHLIGQGAEAATLDALDQAVRDQPAQPGRYGLALFARAGQVTLVEPLPDPPPGDEAHHGPLPHVMPLLVQRGEEIPHVRVLADRTGGDLDAITAGGMTRQRTVEGGETFPLRKVQAGGWSHRRYQQTAEVSWDRNAGDVAAATVDLAESIGAEVIVVGGDVRAAQLFVERLPVRWRDRTVRTDAGSRHAGADNAALDDVTVQAIAEVADRHTRDVIDRYGAQSGDGTTPTGLTEVVAALQRGQVDTVLLVNDASSTDTLWIGPDDPTQVAADAQTLRALGVPQPQQVRADAGLLRAIAGTDADLVLVGPDDAPLEHGIGAVLRYADASTP
- a CDS encoding SigB/SigF/SigG family RNA polymerase sigma factor gives rise to the protein MSSIGAVRDTPTRVAGAERREQATVAAIRRLRDPRCPGGERDRLRHTVVRWNLPLARQLARRYQHRGEALDDLQQVAALALVKAVDGYDPDRGHTFTGYAVPTLLGELKRHFRDRVWSVHVPRRLQERCLEVTRARDDLTQRLHRRPSTTELAAALGISAAEVRATEGTRSAYRADSLNRPAGTDDDSCERQDLLGARDEALEAVCDRETLRAAVARLTPRARHVVSRYFYGHRTQGQIAVELGTSQMTVSRVLTRALATLRTMLSERAAEPLPTGSGHGNLRVRVYGAGRGHLIGAVGAVGAVGDVGDAAAAARLRQLLVDLARTRRPRTLTVDLRHTGRLPMAAVRALLDARRVCADVEARFCLVNVTPEVYDPLCRIGLDRLLDIRPATLPPAAGGTAAPAATADGRPTGGRPKGSVEAVRHLDVAAARRQRLAAPTRAPGVARQAFDVCRGRPSQYRPRDRSRAWRPANRSPRVVTTRHRMPGGRSPPGLPRRW
- a CDS encoding putative glycolipid-binding domain-containing protein; this encodes MSMSGLTTREAGVESAALLDPALDRALLWQRLDVVGTDFAVVDQQLTAADGVALVGGVLPYCLHYRLRREPDGRCTMLSATAEGAGWHRQVNLRRDADQWRVDTHDSGDLDAALRRVGRAAAPLAGIDDTDRLDGVGEIAVARAPLFATLPRCDRAEAEPTNVRVGLVVPPSLAVVVVDSRRWLLPDGGMRMESDTGNATIAFDESGYVTHWPGVARRAPVHLS
- a CDS encoding TIGR03557 family F420-dependent LLM class oxidoreductase; protein product: MRIGYKLASEGFGPKEIIRQAVRAEEVGFDFVEMSDHFHPWLDVQGHSSFTWTVFGAIAARTDRVGLVTGVTCPTVRYHPAIIAQAAATLAIISDGRFTLGVGAGERLNEHVVGQGFPSVRGRHERLREALEIIRLLWQGGYQSYEGKHLHLEDAQVFDLPDQPPVIAVAASGPASVAIATELGDGLFATEPEPDLVQTYQRGGGSGPRYAEVPMAWAPDEQQAVEAAWQTSRWAVTGWKVMSELPNPVNFDAASRTVTQDDIRQQFAVGPDPDVHVAAVRKYADAGFDHLVLQNAGPDPDGFLDFYRDTLADRLRALG